The following are encoded in a window of Chryseobacterium sp. genomic DNA:
- the secD gene encoding protein translocase subunit SecD, translating into MQGKGFITLIAVILGLICINELLPTWYAGKVEKQATEISAGDPVKYQKELDRLSKDTLNLGFTKLHYKGAKEKEMKLGLDLKGGINVLLEINQRDLISNLTNYSENPILIEALNRTDEVQKNSTRSYIDNFFVQFDAVNKEKGANLKLADPEIFGNPNLTEIRFNTSDEEVKKIVSNRIELSTGTAYEVIRTRIDKMGVTQPNVQRVPGTGRISVEMPGVKDIDRVKKMLQTSAKLQFWEVQQLPEVAPYFEQLSQIIAVKGDSIGVPKTTNLMNLLQLNTMAANGVGNIKLSDTATVNKILNSEIAKKARPANIKHTNFFWGYKPDAGNEGNLVLYAIRGNASQKAPVDGAVESANIGYDDLGRVVVDMQMDSKGAKDWKTMTEKNVGKPVAVTLDNVVYTAPNVNEAIPSGRTQISGNFSQEEAQDLVNVLGAGKLPAGAKIVQAEVVGPSLGAESIQSGMWSFIIAFLIIVVYLIFYYGGAGVYAVIAMLINLFFLMGIMDSVDATLTLPGIAGVVLSMAMAIDANVIVYERTKEELFLGKNIKEAYKEGFNFSLSAIIDGNITSLLTAIVLYVFGTGPIKGFAVTLGIGILMSMFTCVLLTRVMIFNRLEKGKGLSVWTPMTKNLFRNTWIDFIGKRKFAYIFSAILTVICLGSIFTQGFKFGVDFNGGRSYVVRFDKSVNPVDADESLQKIFVAKDGDQNAVDVKTFGSDNQLKITTDYMINEQSVEADMAVEQKLFEGLKPYLPANASIQNFKGGDDGAAYGIISSVKVGPTVADDIKTGGALALFIALIGIFLYILLRFKRWQFSTGAIASLVHDAIVILGVYSLLRNMMPFSMEINQDFIAALLTVLGYSINDTVIIFDRIREYLKEKKSLTLENLFNDSISSTLGRTFNTAFATFLVILAIFIFGGENLRGFMFALLIGVGFGTYSTWFIASAVSYDLLKKKGTKALAEKPAVEENTGSTRN; encoded by the coding sequence ATGCAAGGAAAAGGATTTATAACGCTTATTGCGGTTATACTAGGCTTAATCTGCATCAACGAGTTGCTGCCCACGTGGTATGCCGGTAAAGTTGAGAAGCAGGCTACAGAAATTTCGGCAGGGGATCCTGTGAAATATCAGAAAGAGCTGGACAGGCTCTCCAAGGATACCCTTAATCTTGGGTTTACAAAACTCCATTATAAAGGAGCCAAGGAAAAAGAAATGAAACTTGGTCTGGACCTTAAAGGCGGTATCAATGTACTGTTGGAAATTAACCAGAGAGATCTCATCAGTAACCTGACCAATTATTCAGAAAACCCTATCCTGATTGAGGCACTGAACCGTACTGATGAAGTCCAGAAGAACTCAACCCGTTCCTACATAGATAACTTTTTTGTGCAGTTTGACGCTGTGAATAAAGAGAAAGGTGCTAACCTTAAACTTGCCGACCCTGAAATCTTCGGCAATCCAAACCTTACTGAGATCCGGTTTAACACCAGCGACGAGGAAGTTAAAAAAATCGTAAGCAACAGAATTGAACTGTCTACCGGTACCGCATATGAGGTAATCCGTACCCGTATCGATAAGATGGGGGTAACGCAGCCAAACGTTCAGCGTGTACCCGGCACAGGTCGTATTTCCGTGGAAATGCCGGGTGTAAAAGATATTGACCGTGTAAAGAAAATGCTTCAGACTTCTGCAAAACTACAGTTCTGGGAAGTACAGCAACTTCCGGAAGTGGCTCCTTATTTTGAGCAGCTTTCACAAATTATCGCGGTTAAAGGTGATTCTATAGGCGTACCGAAGACAACAAACCTGATGAACTTGCTGCAGCTCAATACAATGGCTGCAAACGGTGTGGGTAATATAAAACTTAGTGATACCGCAACAGTAAATAAAATTCTGAACAGCGAGATTGCAAAAAAAGCCAGACCAGCCAATATCAAGCATACCAACTTCTTTTGGGGATATAAACCGGATGCAGGCAACGAAGGTAATTTGGTTCTGTATGCAATTAGAGGAAATGCCTCGCAGAAAGCTCCCGTAGATGGTGCCGTAGAATCTGCAAACATAGGATATGACGACTTAGGCAGAGTAGTGGTAGACATGCAGATGGATTCCAAAGGTGCAAAGGACTGGAAAACCATGACTGAGAAAAACGTTGGAAAGCCGGTTGCTGTTACCCTGGACAATGTGGTATATACCGCTCCTAATGTAAACGAAGCCATCCCAAGCGGAAGAACTCAGATCTCCGGAAACTTTTCTCAGGAAGAGGCCCAGGATTTGGTGAATGTTCTTGGCGCAGGTAAACTTCCTGCAGGTGCTAAAATCGTACAGGCAGAAGTGGTAGGGCCATCATTGGGTGCTGAATCTATCCAGTCCGGTATGTGGTCTTTCATCATCGCCTTTTTGATTATCGTTGTTTACCTGATATTTTATTATGGCGGCGCCGGTGTTTACGCGGTTATTGCAATGCTCATCAACCTGTTCTTCCTTATGGGTATTATGGATTCGGTGGATGCTACGCTTACCCTTCCCGGTATTGCGGGGGTAGTACTTTCCATGGCCATGGCCATTGATGCCAACGTAATTGTATATGAAAGAACCAAGGAAGAACTCTTCCTGGGTAAAAATATCAAGGAAGCCTACAAAGAAGGGTTCAATTTCTCCCTTTCTGCTATTATTGACGGTAACATCACTTCACTCCTTACAGCAATTGTACTTTATGTTTTCGGTACGGGACCAATTAAAGGTTTTGCTGTTACATTGGGTATCGGTATCCTGATGTCTATGTTTACCTGTGTACTTCTAACAAGGGTGATGATTTTTAACCGTCTTGAAAAAGGCAAAGGACTGTCAGTTTGGACACCGATGACCAAGAATCTGTTCCGCAATACGTGGATCGATTTTATCGGCAAAAGAAAATTCGCCTATATCTTCTCGGCCATACTTACAGTAATCTGTCTCGGATCAATCTTTACACAAGGATTTAAATTTGGTGTAGATTTTAACGGCGGGCGGAGTTATGTAGTTCGTTTCGACAAATCCGTTAATCCGGTTGATGCGGATGAGAGTCTGCAAAAGATCTTTGTGGCGAAGGATGGAGACCAGAATGCGGTTGATGTAAAAACATTCGGCAGCGATAACCAGCTGAAGATTACTACGGATTATATGATCAATGAGCAATCCGTAGAAGCTGATATGGCCGTAGAACAGAAACTGTTTGAAGGTCTTAAACCATACCTACCGGCAAATGCCTCAATTCAAAATTTCAAAGGCGGAGATGACGGTGCTGCTTATGGAATCATCAGTTCCGTAAAAGTAGGCCCTACCGTTGCCGATGATATTAAGACGGGTGGTGCCCTGGCACTGTTTATCGCACTTATCGGTATCTTCCTTTATATTCTTTTAAGATTTAAAAGATGGCAGTTCTCCACCGGAGCCATTGCTTCTCTGGTGCATGATGCGATCGTGATCCTGGGTGTGTATTCCTTACTCAGGAATATGATGCCGTTCAGCATGGAGATCAATCAGGACTTTATTGCGGCTTTGCTTACAGTTCTGGGTTACTCCATCAATGATACGGTAATCATTTTTGACAGAATTCGTGAGTATCTGAAGGAAAAGAAATCGTTGACACTGGAGAACCTTTTCAACGACTCGATTTCAAGCACGCTGGGCCGGACGTTTAACACAGCCTTTGCAACCTTCCTTGTAATCCTGGCCATCTTTATTTTTGGTGGTGAGAACCTGAGAGGGTTTATGTTTGCACTTCTGATAGGAGTAGGATTCGGAACATATTCCACATGGTTTATAGCCTCCGCAGTATCTTACGACCTTCTGAAGAAAAAGGGCACTAAAGCCCTTGCCGAGAAGCCTGCCGTAGAGGAGAACACAGGTTCAACACGCAATTAA
- a CDS encoding WD40/YVTN/BNR-like repeat-containing protein, with product MLKKIILSLFIITGSCVSGQQVKTDILLEDNISIRALEIWDRKVWYTGTDSKFGYVSLADSKDKKQIVLADDKLQFRTLGQNKTDFYAINIESPALMFKINKRTLAKQVVFRDTAKTAFYDALHFVNDDLGYAFSDPDTDLNLKLAVFNRQGNGKWYIIDRKDKVNMNKGEAAFAASNSNMASSRNYLWIATGGASSRIFRLDFRTEKWSVYNTPFVQGSSSQGIYAIDFYDDKFGIAVGGDYTKQSENFNNIATTQDGGQTWTVQASGKNGGYKTCVRIRPGSKGKDIIAAGDQNVELSRDFGKTWTTISNEKGLYVCGWINRNTIVLAGKNRILRMTLKL from the coding sequence ATGCTAAAGAAAATAATTTTAAGCCTTTTCATAATTACCGGCTCTTGCGTAAGCGGACAGCAGGTAAAAACGGATATCCTGCTTGAAGACAATATATCAATACGTGCCCTGGAAATCTGGGACCGCAAGGTTTGGTATACGGGAACGGATTCAAAATTTGGCTATGTAAGTCTTGCAGACAGTAAGGACAAAAAGCAAATCGTTCTGGCCGATGACAAACTGCAGTTCCGCACGCTGGGACAGAACAAAACGGACTTTTATGCCATTAATATTGAGAGTCCAGCTTTAATGTTCAAGATAAATAAAAGGACACTGGCAAAACAGGTTGTCTTTCGGGACACTGCCAAAACCGCTTTTTACGATGCGCTGCATTTTGTAAACGATGATCTGGGATATGCCTTTAGTGATCCCGATACGGATCTCAACCTAAAACTCGCGGTCTTTAACAGACAAGGAAATGGCAAATGGTATATCATTGATCGTAAGGACAAGGTTAATATGAATAAGGGTGAAGCGGCTTTTGCAGCCAGTAATTCCAATATGGCCTCATCGAGGAACTATCTCTGGATTGCGACGGGCGGTGCAAGTTCACGGATATTCAGACTTGATTTCAGAACAGAGAAATGGTCTGTTTATAATACTCCGTTTGTGCAGGGAAGTTCGTCACAGGGCATTTATGCGATTGATTTTTATGATGACAAATTCGGAATTGCCGTGGGCGGTGACTATACCAAACAAAGCGAAAACTTTAATAATATTGCGACTACGCAGGACGGTGGCCAAACGTGGACAGTCCAGGCTTCCGGAAAGAATGGCGGTTACAAAACCTGCGTCCGGATTCGCCCGGGTTCTAAGGGTAAGGATATCATTGCTGCAGGCGACCAAAACGTGGAACTATCCAGAGACTTTGGTAAGACATGGACCACCATATCCAATGAAAAGGGTCTATATGTTTGCGGGTGGATTAACCGCAACACGATTGTTCTGGCCGGCAAAAACAGGATATTGCGAATGACTCTGAAACTGTAG
- a CDS encoding amino acid permease: MSNLWKTKSLSQLLRTAEDSEKGLRRTLSATSLVALGIGAIIGAGLFSLTGIAAADNAGPAVVYSFILAALGCAFAGLCYAEFASMIPVAGSAYTYSYATMGEFIAWIIGWDLVLEYALGAATVAASWSQYVAKFLLGVGIEIPVELLHGPWDETPGILNLPAILIVCLLSVLLIKGTKESALINNILVILKVTVVLVFIFLGWGFINPENHQPFIPVNEGEQMVRQGSMGFFDFFQSDYFGQYGWSGILRGAGVVFFAFIGFDAVSTAAQEAKNPQKGMPIGIIGSLVVCTLLYVLFSYVLTGLENYVNFRGDASPVTTAFARTGYTFINSALTIAIIAGYTSVMLVMLMGQSRVFYSMSVDGLLPKFFSDLHTKSKTPWKTNIIFMIFVSLFAGFVPVSDLGHMVSIGTLFAFSLVCIGVIVMRKTNPHAVRGFRVPLVPLVPILGVLICVTLMVGLPIESWERLAIWLGLGFLIYFLYGRKHSKINNPD, from the coding sequence ATGTCAAACCTCTGGAAAACAAAATCCCTTAGTCAGCTGCTCCGAACAGCGGAAGATTCGGAAAAAGGACTTCGAAGAACCTTAAGTGCCACATCTCTGGTGGCGTTAGGAATCGGGGCCATTATTGGTGCCGGCCTTTTTTCTCTCACCGGCATTGCTGCTGCCGATAATGCCGGCCCGGCCGTAGTTTACTCATTTATCCTGGCGGCCCTGGGCTGCGCTTTTGCGGGTTTATGCTACGCAGAATTTGCCTCTATGATTCCGGTGGCCGGTAGTGCCTATACCTACTCATATGCGACAATGGGCGAATTTATCGCCTGGATCATAGGGTGGGACCTTGTTTTGGAGTATGCGCTGGGTGCTGCTACCGTAGCTGCCTCCTGGTCACAATATGTAGCCAAGTTCCTGTTGGGTGTGGGCATTGAAATTCCTGTTGAATTACTGCACGGACCATGGGATGAAACGCCGGGAATCCTGAATCTTCCGGCTATTTTGATTGTTTGCCTGCTTTCTGTTCTGCTTATAAAAGGTACTAAAGAATCAGCATTAATCAACAATATACTTGTTATCCTGAAGGTTACAGTTGTCCTTGTATTTATTTTTCTGGGCTGGGGCTTTATCAATCCGGAAAACCACCAGCCTTTCATCCCGGTTAATGAAGGTGAACAGATGGTCAGACAGGGCTCCATGGGGTTTTTCGACTTTTTCCAGAGTGATTATTTCGGGCAATATGGCTGGAGTGGTATCCTGAGAGGTGCCGGTGTGGTTTTCTTCGCCTTTATTGGCTTTGATGCGGTAAGTACAGCAGCTCAGGAAGCCAAAAACCCACAGAAAGGAATGCCTATAGGAATTATTGGTTCATTGGTCGTTTGTACGCTTCTCTATGTACTGTTTTCCTACGTACTTACCGGCCTGGAGAACTATGTGAATTTCAGGGGCGACGCAAGTCCGGTAACCACAGCATTTGCGCGTACCGGATATACATTTATCAATTCTGCACTTACCATAGCTATTATCGCAGGTTATACCTCAGTGATGCTGGTTATGCTGATGGGGCAGAGCCGCGTTTTCTACAGTATGAGTGTGGACGGACTTCTGCCTAAATTCTTTTCGGACCTTCATACAAAGAGTAAAACACCCTGGAAAACAAATATTATCTTTATGATTTTTGTTAGTCTGTTTGCCGGGTTTGTGCCGGTATCCGACCTGGGACATATGGTGAGTATCGGGACCCTGTTTGCGTTTTCACTTGTTTGTATCGGCGTTATCGTGATGCGTAAGACAAATCCTCATGCTGTGCGCGGATTCCGTGTACCGTTGGTACCCTTAGTCCCGATCCTGGGTGTACTCATCTGTGTGACCCTGATGGTAGGACTGCCAATTGAAAGCTGGGAGCGTTTGGCCATTTGGCTGGGACTAGGCTTCCTGATTTACTTCCTATACGGACGGAAACATTCCAAAATTAACAACCCGGATTAA
- the pnuC gene encoding nicotinamide riboside transporter PnuC — protein MNFHDLFLKPYESYETGQIVLEASAAFFGLLSVLFSVKKNIWVYPTGIISTVLYVYILFQFGLWGDMLINVYYSIMSVYGWILWAKSSEDHIHVNVSWTTKNEWLFSAVLFAVSFFLIILVYYYKPLLDQVSENPEAGLHHLDWANWLDILTTAIFLVGMWLMAKRKIENWIFWIIGDLICVPMMLYKGLGITSIQYLVFTIMAYVGYLEWKKGMPLPKNQPQKSPQL, from the coding sequence ATGAATTTCCATGATCTTTTCCTAAAACCCTATGAGAGTTACGAAACCGGCCAGATCGTGCTGGAAGCTTCGGCAGCTTTTTTTGGACTCCTGAGCGTTCTGTTTTCAGTAAAAAAAAATATCTGGGTTTACCCCACGGGCATCATATCTACCGTCCTGTACGTCTACATCCTTTTTCAGTTTGGTCTATGGGGTGATATGCTTATCAATGTATATTACAGCATCATGAGTGTCTACGGCTGGATTCTTTGGGCCAAAAGTTCCGAAGACCATATTCATGTAAACGTTTCCTGGACCACGAAAAATGAATGGTTATTTTCTGCGGTCCTTTTTGCTGTCAGTTTTTTTCTCATCATTTTAGTATATTACTATAAACCCTTGCTGGATCAGGTTTCCGAAAATCCGGAGGCAGGACTTCATCACCTGGACTGGGCCAACTGGCTCGACATACTTACGACCGCGATTTTCCTGGTAGGCATGTGGCTTATGGCGAAACGTAAAATCGAAAACTGGATTTTCTGGATCATTGGCGACCTGATCTGCGTTCCGATGATGCTTTATAAAGGCCTCGGAATTACCTCCATTCAATATTTGGTGTTTACAATAATGGCTTATGTGGGCTATCTGGAATGGAAAAAGGGAATGCCGTTACCCAAAAACCAGCCCCAAAAATCACCGCAACTATAA
- the dapF gene encoding diaminopimelate epimerase: MQNILQFYKYQGTGNDFVMIDNRDQEFPKNKDLIKYLCDRRFGIGGDGLILLENDAQADFKMVYYNSDGNESTMCGNGGRCLVAFAHFLDLFEEKATFTAVDGLHEASYSKGNVKLKMIDVADISYDGENTVLNTGSPHFVMFVDAVKDFPVYTKGNEIRNNDTYCSIGINVNFVEKLSDHSLFVRTYERGVEDETFSCGTGATASALVFMKDTGLTAVDVKVLGGNLKIHARQSGSTFSDIWLEGPAVQVFSGKISI, encoded by the coding sequence ATGCAGAATATACTTCAGTTTTATAAATACCAGGGCACCGGTAACGATTTTGTGATGATCGACAACCGGGACCAGGAATTCCCGAAGAATAAAGATCTGATAAAATACCTGTGTGACCGCAGATTCGGAATTGGCGGCGACGGACTGATCCTTCTTGAAAATGATGCACAGGCCGATTTTAAAATGGTGTATTATAATTCCGACGGGAATGAAAGTACAATGTGCGGAAACGGCGGCCGCTGTCTGGTAGCCTTTGCCCACTTCCTGGATCTTTTTGAAGAGAAGGCAACATTTACTGCTGTGGATGGTCTTCACGAAGCTTCTTATAGCAAGGGAAATGTGAAACTGAAAATGATTGATGTGGCAGATATCAGTTATGATGGAGAGAATACCGTCCTCAATACAGGTTCTCCGCATTTTGTAATGTTTGTGGATGCGGTGAAGGATTTCCCGGTGTATACAAAAGGAAATGAGATCCGTAATAATGACACCTACTGCTCCATAGGTATTAACGTTAATTTTGTAGAAAAACTTTCAGACCATTCCCTGTTTGTGCGTACGTATGAACGCGGTGTGGAAGACGAAACTTTCAGCTGCGGTACGGGCGCTACTGCCTCAGCCCTGGTTTTTATGAAGGATACAGGTCTTACTGCGGTTGATGTGAAAGTCCTAGGCGGAAACCTGAAAATTCATGCCCGGCAAAGCGGCAGCACCTTCTCCGATATCTGGCTGGAAGGACCGGCAGTTCAGGTTTTCAGCGGCAAGATTTCAATTTAG
- the hemN gene encoding oxygen-independent coproporphyrinogen III oxidase: MNSLIDKYNIPGPRYTSYPTVPFWDEESFTPELWQNSVIRSFNESNEAEGISIYIHLPFCEQLCTFCACHKRITKQHSVETPYLESVLKEWDLYLDLLASDQLTPNSKPKIKELHLGGGTPTFFSPENLRTLLEGIFAKAEIAEHPEFSFEGHPNNTSREHLQTLYDLGFRRCSFGVQDYDPQVQKAINRIQPFENVERVTNWAREIGYTSISHDLVFGLPFHTWEKMEFTIRRTLELKPDRLAFYSYAHVPWIKGVGQRGFDENDLPSGEEKRKLYENGKKLLEELGYIEIGMDHFALPHDDLYQSMVSGNIHRNFMGYSSGKTQLMIGLGMSAISDSWYAFAQNEKTVEDYQKRVDEGIIPVFRGHILNEEDLNIRQHILNIMCRLETSWDWQNTFPELPNALEALQEMQDDGLVEISENAIKITEKGRAFTRNVAMTFDLRMMRKKPETRIFSMTI, from the coding sequence ATGAATTCACTCATCGATAAATATAATATTCCGGGTCCCCGTTACACTTCTTATCCTACTGTTCCGTTTTGGGACGAGGAGAGTTTCACGCCTGAACTTTGGCAGAATTCAGTGATCCGCTCCTTCAATGAATCCAATGAGGCCGAAGGGATTTCGATTTATATTCATTTGCCGTTCTGTGAACAACTCTGCACTTTCTGTGCCTGTCATAAAAGAATCACCAAACAGCACTCGGTAGAAACTCCTTACCTGGAAAGCGTGCTGAAGGAATGGGACCTTTATCTGGACCTGCTTGCATCGGATCAGTTGACGCCGAATTCCAAACCCAAAATAAAGGAACTCCACCTGGGCGGCGGTACGCCTACTTTCTTTTCGCCGGAAAATCTGAGAACCCTTCTGGAAGGCATATTCGCCAAGGCAGAAATTGCTGAGCATCCAGAATTCTCCTTTGAGGGTCATCCAAACAATACCTCGCGCGAACATCTTCAGACGCTTTATGACCTTGGTTTCCGCCGCTGCAGTTTTGGTGTACAGGATTATGACCCACAGGTTCAGAAAGCCATCAACCGAATCCAACCCTTTGAAAATGTAGAGCGCGTGACCAACTGGGCACGTGAGATTGGGTATACCAGTATTTCCCATGACCTGGTATTCGGGCTGCCTTTCCACACCTGGGAAAAGATGGAATTTACCATCCGCCGTACCCTGGAACTGAAGCCTGACCGTCTGGCCTTCTATTCCTATGCCCATGTGCCGTGGATTAAAGGTGTGGGTCAGAGAGGTTTTGATGAAAACGATCTGCCAAGCGGCGAGGAAAAGCGCAAACTGTATGAAAACGGCAAAAAATTACTTGAAGAACTGGGATATATTGAAATCGGCATGGATCACTTCGCGCTTCCGCATGACGATCTTTATCAATCCATGGTTTCAGGCAACATCCACCGGAATTTCATGGGTTATTCTTCCGGTAAGACCCAACTGATGATAGGCCTAGGTATGAGTGCCATCTCCGATTCGTGGTATGCCTTTGCCCAAAATGAAAAGACTGTGGAGGATTATCAGAAACGTGTGGACGAAGGTATAATACCGGTATTCCGCGGACATATACTGAATGAGGAAGACCTTAACATCCGCCAGCATATCCTGAACATCATGTGCCGGCTGGAAACTTCCTGGGACTGGCAGAATACGTTCCCGGAACTGCCAAATGCCCTGGAAGCACTTCAGGAAATGCAGGACGACGGTCTGGTGGAAATCTCTGAAAACGCGATTAAGATCACGGAAAAGGGCCGCGCATTCACGAGAAATGTAGCGATGACCTTTGACCTGAGAATGATGAGGAAAAAACCCGAAACGCGCATTTTTTCGATGACGATTTAA
- a CDS encoding PQQ-dependent sugar dehydrogenase, whose amino-acid sequence MKHLYTLVICVGAMHIQAQTVLLQEFSTGFSSPVEIVHANDARLFVVQQTGQIKIVQPSGTVNPVNFLDISTKINYGGERGLLGLAFHPQYAANGYFFVYYNDLSGNITVARYSVSSGNADTANPASENIILNIPKPFSNHNGGSMHFGADGYLYISTGDGGSGGDPNNNGQNKNALLAKLLRIDINGAAPYNIPPGNPFVGTDGADEVWAYGLRNAWKFSFDHTAGNILIADVGQNQIEEINRMPASQGGLNYGWRCYEGNTVYNSTGCAAANTMTYPVAVYNHSGGKCSITGGYVYRGSLYPAFSGKYFFADYCSAQIGMMSPDNTITWTTAFSGNNFSTFGQDAQKELYVASINNGKIYKVTTTTLGTQENVAGGVKIYPNPASGIISVQGVTGTDRTADFTNAEGRMVHRTKLNEGGSVDISRLVPGIYFVNIYADNVKVFTEKLMVK is encoded by the coding sequence ATGAAACATTTATACACGTTGGTGATTTGTGTCGGCGCCATGCATATCCAGGCTCAAACTGTGCTGCTACAGGAATTCAGTACCGGCTTCTCGTCGCCGGTGGAGATCGTGCATGCAAATGATGCACGTCTGTTTGTGGTACAGCAAACAGGCCAGATTAAAATTGTGCAGCCTTCCGGAACAGTGAATCCAGTTAATTTTCTGGATATCAGCACCAAGATCAATTATGGTGGAGAAAGAGGACTTCTGGGGCTGGCCTTTCACCCTCAATATGCGGCAAACGGTTATTTTTTCGTGTACTACAACGACTTGTCCGGTAATATAACGGTAGCCCGTTACAGTGTAAGCTCAGGAAATGCTGATACTGCAAATCCGGCATCGGAAAATATTATACTGAACATTCCCAAGCCATTCTCCAATCATAACGGTGGCAGCATGCACTTCGGCGCAGACGGATATCTCTATATCTCTACAGGTGACGGCGGCAGCGGTGGAGACCCCAACAATAACGGACAGAACAAAAATGCTTTACTGGCCAAACTTTTAAGAATTGACATCAATGGTGCTGCGCCATATAATATTCCGCCCGGTAATCCTTTCGTCGGCACAGACGGCGCCGATGAAGTTTGGGCTTACGGCCTGCGAAATGCCTGGAAATTCTCGTTCGATCATACTGCCGGAAATATTCTGATTGCGGATGTAGGACAGAACCAGATTGAAGAAATTAACAGAATGCCTGCATCACAGGGCGGACTGAACTACGGATGGCGGTGTTACGAGGGTAACACTGTTTATAACTCAACGGGTTGTGCGGCCGCAAATACTATGACGTATCCGGTTGCGGTTTATAACCACTCCGGGGGTAAATGCTCAATTACGGGCGGCTATGTTTACCGCGGTTCTCTCTATCCGGCATTTAGCGGAAAGTATTTCTTTGCAGACTATTGCTCGGCTCAGATTGGAATGATGAGTCCGGACAATACAATCACATGGACAACGGCTTTCAGCGGAAACAACTTTTCTACCTTCGGTCAGGATGCTCAGAAAGAACTTTATGTGGCGTCCATCAATAACGGAAAAATTTATAAAGTTACGACTACCACCCTCGGCACTCAGGAAAACGTGGCTGGTGGAGTTAAAATATATCCGAATCCGGCCTCAGGAATAATATCCGTACAAGGTGTAACCGGGACAGATCGGACAGCAGATTTTACGAATGCTGAAGGCCGAATGGTGCATAGAACGAAACTTAACGAGGGCGGCAGTGTTGATATTTCGCGTTTGGTTCCGGGAATCTACTTTGTAAATATTTACGCGGATAATGTGAAGGTGTTTACGGAAAAGTTGATGGTGAAATAA
- a CDS encoding tetratricopeptide repeat protein: MKKAIPLIIVFVSFNFYGQTLEQKAAEKACECVKEIRTLNDENYIECISKSLTESLIETDRKENFKKISTVDGMKNTLSEVDSIVKLICSIDQNALLEEKTKLYYRYSENLNATNSYKIGKDFMDAENYKLAIEAFQLALKNDPNFVLALDDIAMSYRKIDQYEEAIQFYQKSLDIFPEGDFALMNIAVVYSLKHDYKTSGEYFKKLIKFHPNYAEGYYGLGRSFAFLEDYENALTNIIKAHKIYVKEGSQYTKDSQQMIQIIFNEMKKGEKEKDFYRIAKENDVNINHF; this comes from the coding sequence ATGAAAAAAGCAATACCACTTATCATTGTATTTGTAAGTTTTAATTTCTATGGTCAGACTTTAGAGCAAAAAGCGGCGGAAAAAGCTTGCGAATGTGTCAAAGAAATAAGGACCTTAAATGATGAGAATTACATAGAATGTATCTCCAAATCATTGACAGAATCTTTAATAGAAACTGATCGTAAAGAGAATTTTAAGAAAATTTCGACTGTTGATGGGATGAAGAATACTTTATCTGAAGTTGACTCAATTGTAAAATTAATTTGCAGTATTGATCAAAATGCTCTACTTGAAGAAAAGACCAAACTGTATTATCGGTATTCCGAAAATTTAAATGCAACAAATTCCTATAAAATTGGGAAAGATTTTATGGATGCAGAAAATTATAAATTAGCAATTGAAGCTTTTCAATTAGCGTTAAAAAATGATCCTAATTTCGTCTTAGCTTTAGATGATATTGCAATGTCATATAGGAAAATCGATCAATATGAAGAGGCTATTCAATTTTATCAAAAATCCTTAGACATTTTTCCGGAAGGAGATTTTGCGTTAATGAATATTGCAGTAGTGTATAGTCTAAAACACGACTACAAAACCTCAGGTGAGTATTTTAAAAAGTTGATAAAATTTCATCCAAATTATGCTGAAGGATACTATGGTTTAGGGAGAAGTTTTGCGTTCTTAGAAGATTACGAAAATGCACTAACTAATATTATTAAAGCACATAAAATTTACGTAAAAGAGGGTTCACAGTACACAAAAGATTCACAACAAATGATACAAATTATTTTTAATGAAATGAAGAAAGGGGAGAAGGAGAAAGATTTTTATAGGATTGCTAAAGAAAATGACGTGAACATTAACCATTTTTAA